One segment of Vibrio gazogenes DNA contains the following:
- a CDS encoding VOC family protein: protein MFSHIVVGSNDIEKSKTFYDAILAALDYPAGVIDEKGRCIYANSEGVLIVTPPINGQEATPGNGMTIGFSVSSPEQADAWHQAGIENGGITCEDPPGVRAHSERELYLAYLRDPSGNKLCAVYHIA, encoded by the coding sequence ATGTTTAGTCACATCGTCGTTGGTTCAAACGATATTGAAAAATCAAAAACGTTTTATGATGCCATTTTGGCCGCTTTAGATTACCCGGCAGGCGTGATTGATGAGAAAGGGCGTTGTATCTATGCCAATTCCGAGGGTGTCCTGATTGTCACTCCGCCAATTAATGGTCAGGAAGCAACGCCGGGGAATGGGATGACGATTGGTTTTAGCGTTTCAAGCCCAGAACAAGCTGATGCGTGGCATCAAGCGGGAATCGAAAATGGTGGCATCACTTGTGAGGATCCACCGGGGGTACGTGCTCATTCCGAACGGGAGTTATATTTAGCTTATCTGCGCGATCCATCCGGTAACAAATTGTGTGCAGTCTATCATATTGCTTAA
- a CDS encoding methyl-accepting chemotaxis protein codes for MQLSLKRKIVLSVVAAITLTATILVVISYQSFKQDSWRAIQSESRNTLQAYAKGIAGWFHDKQLAIEGLKAEIERDPSLDVVPHLRQTLKSGGFGLSYYGNEKGEMYRQDPSLNKPGYDPRVRGWYKLAKSKNEAVTTDPYVSVTMKKLVVTLADPVRQNGQFIGVAASNLALDQLIHDVLNMKVLGNGYSILVNKKGTVVAHPNKDLILKPISEAIPQLNTQSLSQAADSGKPLFVDIDGKDKVVMGQNIAHTDWMLIMIMDRATLEQPMNSLLLHQIIIAVVILVVIALFISWVLSRQLKAIGDISEALAEIAEGDGDLTKRLDVNRQDEVGMLADRFNKFVDRLHAMVEKVHDVSIGLNEKADSAASAATKRSQQLKTQQDEITMVATAVTEMASATAEIAGNAENTAKNANQSVELGAEGYEQMQKSLKSINQLAEELTHAAGIVGDLEVHANEISTILSTIRAIAEQTNLLALNAAIEAARAGDQGRGFAVVADEVRVLSQRTHASTEEIQSKIEGLQKVTNNAVNVMQASHHLVENSVQDFNHTGDKLQMISESITMISDMAAQIASAAEEQSLVTADINGNTESVREVSDQMTHEAQLAAEEAQEVHRLMTELGREISRFKL; via the coding sequence ATGCAATTGAGTTTGAAGCGGAAGATAGTTCTTTCTGTGGTTGCTGCAATTACTTTGACAGCAACCATTTTAGTGGTCATCAGCTATCAATCATTTAAGCAAGACAGTTGGCGTGCGATTCAGAGTGAAAGTCGCAATACATTACAGGCTTATGCGAAAGGCATTGCCGGATGGTTTCATGACAAGCAACTGGCTATCGAAGGATTAAAAGCAGAAATCGAACGCGATCCGTCTTTAGATGTCGTCCCTCATTTAAGACAAACGTTGAAATCTGGTGGATTCGGTTTGAGTTATTACGGTAATGAGAAAGGGGAGATGTATCGACAAGACCCTTCTTTGAACAAACCCGGCTATGATCCCCGAGTCAGAGGTTGGTATAAACTGGCGAAGTCAAAGAACGAAGCGGTCACGACTGATCCGTATGTCAGTGTGACGATGAAAAAGCTGGTTGTGACCTTGGCCGATCCGGTTCGGCAGAATGGTCAGTTCATTGGTGTCGCGGCGTCGAATCTGGCGTTGGATCAGTTAATCCATGACGTCTTAAACATGAAAGTATTAGGAAACGGCTATTCGATTCTGGTGAATAAGAAAGGGACAGTCGTTGCCCATCCGAACAAAGACCTCATCCTAAAACCGATTAGCGAAGCGATCCCACAGTTGAATACTCAGTCTCTGTCTCAGGCCGCTGATTCCGGGAAACCACTGTTCGTCGATATCGACGGTAAAGATAAAGTGGTGATGGGGCAAAACATTGCACACACTGACTGGATGCTGATCATGATTATGGATCGGGCCACGTTGGAACAACCGATGAATTCGTTGTTGCTGCATCAAATCATCATTGCTGTCGTGATCCTTGTCGTCATTGCCCTATTCATATCATGGGTGCTCTCCCGCCAGCTCAAAGCGATTGGTGACATTAGCGAGGCACTGGCTGAGATTGCCGAAGGCGATGGTGATTTGACCAAGCGTCTGGATGTTAATCGTCAGGATGAAGTCGGTATGTTGGCCGATCGATTCAATAAATTTGTCGATCGGCTTCATGCGATGGTGGAAAAAGTTCACGATGTGTCGATTGGCCTGAATGAGAAAGCAGACAGTGCAGCATCGGCTGCGACGAAGCGTAGTCAGCAGTTGAAGACCCAGCAAGATGAAATCACCATGGTTGCAACCGCGGTGACTGAAATGGCTTCTGCAACGGCTGAAATTGCCGGTAATGCTGAAAATACCGCGAAAAATGCCAACCAGTCAGTCGAGTTGGGTGCGGAAGGTTATGAGCAGATGCAGAAGAGCCTGAAATCGATTAACCAGTTGGCTGAAGAACTGACACATGCGGCCGGGATTGTCGGTGATCTGGAAGTTCATGCGAACGAAATATCAACCATTCTTTCGACGATTCGGGCGATTGCCGAACAGACCAATCTGTTAGCCTTGAATGCTGCGATTGAAGCGGCGAGAGCGGGTGATCAAGGACGCGGTTTTGCCGTTGTTGCTGATGAAGTGCGCGTGCTTTCGCAAAGAACGCATGCATCCACTGAAGAAATTCAGTCGAAGATTGAAGGGTTGCAGAAAGTCACCAACAATGCTGTCAACGTCATGCAGGCCAGCCATCATTTAGTTGAAAATAGTGTGCAAGATTTCAATCACACGGGTGACAAACTGCAGATGATTAGTGAATCGATTACGATGATCAGTGATATGGCAGCACAGATTGCTTCCGCAGCAGAAGAACAATCTTTGGTGACGGCGGATATTAATGGAAATACCGAATCTGTTCGTGAAGTGAGCGATCAAATGACCCATGAAGCGCAATTGGCGGCTGAAGAAGCGCAGGAAGTGCATCGTCTGATGACTGAATTGGGTCGAGAAATTTCTCGCTTCAAACTCTGA
- a CDS encoding methyl-accepting chemotaxis protein — protein sequence MLLSLKRKIVLSVVAAITLTTTILVVISYQSFKQDSWRAIQSESRNALQAYAKGIAGWFHDKQLAIEGLKAEIERDPSLDVVPHLRQTLKSGEFGLSYYGNEKGEMYRQDPSLNKPGYDPRVRGWYKLAKSKNEAVTTEPYVSVTTKKLVVTLAAPVRQNGQFIGVAASDLALDQLTHDVLNMKVLGDGYSILVNKKGKFVAHPNKDLILKPIRDAIPQLNTQSLSQAADSGKPLFVDIDGKDKVVMGQNIAHTDWMLIMIMDRATLEQPMNSLLLNQIIIAVVILIVIALLISWVLSRQLKGIGDISEALAEIAEGDGDLTKRLDVNRQDEVGMLADRFNKFVDRLHAIVKNVHDVSVALNEKADSAASAAKTRSQQLKTQQDEITMVATAVTEMASATAEIAGNADNTAKSANHSVELGAEGYQQMQKSLKSINQLAEELTHAAGIVGDLEVHANEISTILSTIRAIAEQTNLLALNAAIEAARAGEQGRGFAVVADEVRVLSQRTHASTEEIQSKIEGLQKVTNNAVNVMQASHHLVDDSVQDFNHTGDKLQMISESITMISDMATQIASAAEEQSLVTADINGNTESVREVSDQMTHEAQLAAEEAQEVHRLMTELGREISRFKL from the coding sequence ATGCTATTGAGTTTGAAGCGGAAAATAGTTCTTTCTGTGGTTGCTGCAATTACTTTGACAACAACCATTTTAGTGGTCATCAGCTATCAATCATTTAAGCAAGACAGTTGGCGTGCGATTCAGAGTGAAAGTCGCAATGCATTACAGGCTTATGCGAAAGGCATTGCCGGATGGTTTCATGACAAGCAACTGGCTATCGAAGGATTAAAAGCAGAAATCGAACGTGATCCGTCTTTAGATGTCGTCCCTCACTTAAGACAAACGTTGAAATCTGGTGAATTCGGTTTGAGTTATTACGGTAATGAGAAAGGGGAAATGTATCGACAAGACCCTTCTTTGAACAAACCCGGCTATGATCCCCGAGTCAGAGGTTGGTACAAATTGGCGAAGTCAAAGAACGAAGCGGTCACCACTGAACCGTATGTCAGTGTGACGACGAAAAAGCTGGTTGTGACCTTGGCCGCTCCGGTTCGGCAGAATGGTCAGTTCATTGGTGTTGCAGCGTCGGATCTGGCGTTGGATCAGTTAACGCATGATGTCTTAAACATGAAAGTTTTAGGAGACGGCTACTCGATTCTGGTGAATAAGAAAGGGAAATTCGTTGCTCATCCGAACAAAGACCTGATCCTAAAACCTATCCGTGACGCGATCCCACAGTTGAATACTCAGTCTCTGTCTCAGGCCGCTGATTCCGGAAAACCACTGTTCGTCGATATCGACGGTAAAGATAAAGTGGTGATGGGCCAAAACATTGCACATACCGACTGGATGCTGATCATGATCATGGATCGGGCCACGTTGGAACAACCGATGAATTCGTTGTTGCTGAATCAAATTATCATCGCGGTCGTGATCCTGATTGTCATTGCCCTATTAATATCATGGGTACTCTCCCGACAGCTCAAAGGGATTGGTGACATTAGTGAAGCGCTGGCTGAAATTGCCGAAGGTGATGGTGATTTGACCAAGCGTCTGGATGTTAATCGTCAGGATGAAGTCGGTATGCTGGCTGATCGATTCAACAAATTTGTCGATCGGCTTCATGCGATAGTGAAGAACGTTCACGATGTGTCGGTTGCCCTGAATGAGAAAGCAGACAGTGCAGCATCGGCTGCGAAGACACGTAGTCAGCAGTTGAAGACCCAGCAAGATGAAATCACCATGGTTGCAACTGCGGTGACTGAAATGGCTTCTGCAACGGCTGAAATTGCCGGTAATGCCGACAATACAGCGAAAAGTGCTAACCACTCAGTCGAGTTGGGTGCGGAAGGTTATCAGCAAATGCAGAAGAGCCTGAAGTCGATTAACCAGTTGGCTGAAGAACTGACACATGCGGCCGGGATTGTCGGTGATCTGGAAGTTCATGCGAACGAAATATCAACCATTCTTTCGACGATTCGGGCGATTGCCGAACAGACCAATCTGTTAGCCTTGAATGCTGCGATTGAAGCGGCGAGAGCGGGTGAGCAAGGGCGTGGTTTTGCCGTTGTTGCTGATGAAGTGCGCGTGCTTTCGCAAAGAACGCATGCATCCACTGAAGAAATTCAGTCGAAGATTGAAGGGTTGCAGAAAGTCACCAACAATGCTGTCAACGTCATGCAGGCCAGCCATCATTTGGTTGACGATAGTGTGCAAGATTTCAATCACACGGGTGACAAACTGCAGATGATTAGTGAATCGATTACGATGATCAGTGATATGGCAACACAGATTGCTTCCGCAGCAGAAGAACAATCTTTGGTGACGGCGGATATTAATGGAAATACCGAATCTGTTCGTGAAGTGAGCGATCAAATGACTCATGAAGCGCAATTGGCGGCTGAAGAAGCGCAGGAAGTACATCGTCTGATGACTGAATTAGGCCGAGAAATTTCTCGCTTCAAACTCTGA
- the codA gene encoding cytosine deaminase — translation MKIINARLRGSEGLYSIQIESGIFQKIQLQSGLLEEAADIDAMGKLCCAPFVEPHIHLDAVLTAGEPRWNMSGTLFEGIECWAERKALLDIDDVKRRVLTTAELLIANGVQYVRTHVDVTDPELTALKAINQLKPILQPYLDLQIVAFPQEGIFSYPNGKALMEKALEIGIDVVGGIPHFEFTREYGVESMHWVVEFARRNGKLVDVHCDEIDDENSRFLEVLATVALEQDMGPKVTASHTTAMHSYNNAYCSKLFRLLKKSQINFVSCPTENMHLQGRFDEFPKRRGITRVKELHRAGINVALAQDSIQDPWYTLGNGKLLRELDFAIHACHMMGYEDLVNALSFITDHGARVLNIADQYGIAEGKPGNLIILDGTDDVSVLRNQSEVLWSVRAGKILIERQPSILRHLVKINS, via the coding sequence ATGAAAATTATCAATGCGCGTTTAAGAGGCTCTGAAGGACTGTACTCGATTCAAATTGAATCAGGGATTTTTCAAAAGATTCAATTGCAGTCCGGTTTGCTTGAGGAAGCTGCGGATATTGATGCCATGGGGAAACTATGTTGCGCCCCATTTGTTGAACCTCACATTCATCTAGATGCGGTGCTGACTGCCGGTGAACCGCGTTGGAATATGAGTGGCACGCTCTTTGAGGGAATTGAGTGCTGGGCAGAAAGAAAGGCATTGCTGGATATCGATGATGTCAAACGACGCGTGCTTACTACGGCTGAATTGCTGATTGCCAACGGGGTTCAGTATGTCCGTACCCATGTCGATGTGACTGACCCTGAATTAACAGCGCTGAAAGCGATCAATCAACTGAAACCGATACTTCAACCTTATCTTGATTTGCAAATCGTTGCTTTTCCTCAGGAAGGTATTTTTTCTTACCCGAATGGTAAAGCATTGATGGAAAAAGCGTTAGAGATTGGTATTGATGTCGTCGGTGGTATTCCACATTTTGAATTTACCCGAGAATACGGTGTTGAGTCGATGCACTGGGTGGTCGAATTTGCCCGTCGGAACGGGAAGTTGGTCGATGTACATTGTGATGAAATTGATGATGAAAATTCTCGCTTTCTTGAAGTGTTGGCAACCGTGGCATTAGAACAGGATATGGGGCCTAAGGTCACCGCCAGTCATACAACGGCCATGCACTCGTATAATAATGCCTACTGTTCAAAATTATTTCGTTTATTGAAAAAGTCACAAATCAATTTTGTTTCTTGTCCGACGGAGAATATGCATTTACAGGGACGTTTTGACGAATTTCCGAAACGACGAGGAATTACTCGGGTTAAGGAGCTTCATCGGGCCGGAATCAATGTTGCGTTGGCGCAAGACTCGATACAAGACCCATGGTACACCTTAGGAAATGGGAAATTATTACGTGAATTAGATTTTGCGATTCATGCCTGTCATATGATGGGGTATGAAGATTTGGTGAACGCATTAAGCTTTATTACCGACCATGGTGCTCGAGTGTTAAATATTGCTGATCAATATGGGATTGCTGAAGGAAAACCTGGGAATTTGATTATTTTGGATGGTACCGATGATGTTTCTGTTTTGAGAAATCAGAGTGAGGTGCTTTGGTCTGTCAGAGCCGGGAAAATCCTCATTGAGCGTCAGCCATCAATTTTGAGACACTTGGTTAAAATCAATTCTTGA
- a CDS encoding bifunctional diguanylate cyclase/phosphodiesterase, translating into MNRANSPLENERHLLRIIQLAPIFVVGCLALVLNGYLYEADRQRLAENSSALYHEMMLSEKLLTQQHVALIHKEFDRQKAYLMQHLQYQVRQRVYDAYELIRHLYYQNNTLSPEEIKLAVTQALQSQGELPRSSYFFIQSRHRSGMLRTQPEDVQVLPASFHPDTSVSEDFLRQIEHQGESFFRWDVQSQFSSSLSKPSQREKMGFGKYFSPLGWVVGAVENVADMEHNVQQSLLKWINQYPYEHVRHQNGGAYMIAVADQSGRILADNESTYIGRQLQGIVLPEGFTDTWQSLVQSHLPNRFVRGQMMFNDNSLDDESMLYIESLGDWGWHVVAGFPMVRFDDYFQQKFTQIKQKSDQALWNIVIFSVLFSGIVLLLSFYIGRLIAGRFHRYQEKIRQHIEHVEDSRDQMHFMAMHDVLTSLPNRMMFLKGVKKEISRLHTQSQMRYLVIVFVDLDEFKKINDTYGHALGDQLLMNVADRFRHLLGEHDLVSRFGGDEFVFCFSSLSHKADAEHKVSRIQRVFDEPFELSGTQLQTTCSIGASLYPDDGKLAEELLNKADVVLYQAKKKQRGSVVFYNQEIHAHLQHFLAIESQLQHALRKHEMFICYQPLVHVKTWNVLGLEALVRWDNDTLGTVKPEEFIHIAEDTGLFYTLGNYIFERACREVLMLSPNGRYALSLNVNVSAKQLLTPGFVDDIVAIIKHVGIDISRIHIEITESVLIREFQQAREVLFSLKRVGIRISLDDFGKGYSSLSYLNQLPIDEVKIDKSFIDKMLCSEESCTLIKTVLAIGQSAHFGVVAEGVETHAQLLALTNQTTTGCLVQGYYFDKPMRVEMIQQRMRSSKRWDCRTH; encoded by the coding sequence ATGAATCGTGCAAATTCGCCTTTGGAAAATGAGCGACATTTATTGAGGATTATTCAACTGGCGCCAATATTTGTCGTTGGTTGTTTGGCACTTGTGCTGAATGGTTATTTGTATGAAGCGGATCGGCAGCGGTTAGCTGAAAATAGCAGTGCGTTGTACCATGAGATGATGCTCTCAGAGAAGTTGTTGACGCAGCAGCATGTTGCATTGATTCATAAAGAATTCGATCGGCAAAAAGCTTACTTGATGCAACACCTTCAGTATCAAGTCCGTCAACGGGTCTACGACGCGTATGAGCTCATTCGTCACCTTTATTATCAGAATAATACCCTTTCTCCAGAAGAGATTAAACTTGCGGTCACGCAGGCGCTTCAATCTCAAGGTGAGCTCCCTCGTTCTAGCTATTTCTTCATTCAGTCCCGTCATCGATCGGGAATGTTGCGTACACAGCCGGAGGATGTTCAAGTTTTACCGGCCTCTTTTCACCCCGACACATCCGTCTCGGAAGATTTTCTGAGACAGATTGAACATCAGGGCGAATCTTTTTTTCGCTGGGATGTTCAGTCCCAATTTTCCTCATCTTTGTCGAAGCCAAGCCAGAGAGAGAAAATGGGATTCGGTAAGTATTTTTCCCCATTGGGGTGGGTTGTTGGTGCGGTTGAGAATGTCGCGGATATGGAACACAACGTCCAGCAGTCATTACTTAAGTGGATTAACCAATACCCATATGAACATGTTCGCCACCAAAATGGTGGGGCATATATGATAGCGGTAGCTGATCAGTCTGGTCGGATTTTGGCGGATAATGAATCAACCTACATCGGCAGACAACTGCAAGGTATCGTGTTACCTGAAGGGTTCACCGATACTTGGCAGTCATTGGTACAATCACATCTTCCCAACCGTTTTGTACGCGGACAAATGATGTTCAATGACAATTCATTGGATGATGAGTCCATGCTTTATATCGAAAGTCTGGGGGATTGGGGATGGCATGTTGTTGCCGGATTCCCGATGGTGCGTTTTGATGATTACTTCCAGCAGAAATTCACCCAGATTAAACAGAAAAGTGATCAGGCCTTGTGGAATATCGTTATTTTCAGTGTGTTGTTCTCCGGTATCGTTTTACTACTGTCTTTTTATATTGGTCGGTTGATCGCAGGCCGTTTTCACCGATATCAGGAAAAAATTCGTCAGCATATTGAGCATGTGGAAGATTCCCGGGATCAGATGCATTTTATGGCCATGCATGATGTCTTGACCTCATTACCCAACCGGATGATGTTTTTGAAGGGTGTTAAAAAGGAAATATCCAGGCTGCATACTCAATCACAGATGCGATACCTGGTGATTGTGTTTGTTGATCTGGATGAGTTTAAGAAAATTAATGATACCTATGGTCATGCGCTGGGCGATCAGTTATTGATGAACGTGGCTGATCGTTTCCGCCACTTACTGGGTGAGCATGATTTGGTTTCAAGATTTGGGGGCGATGAGTTTGTCTTTTGCTTTTCGTCGCTCTCCCACAAAGCGGATGCGGAACATAAAGTTTCGCGGATACAACGGGTGTTCGATGAGCCTTTTGAGTTGAGCGGAACTCAATTACAAACGACATGCAGTATCGGAGCCAGTTTATATCCCGATGACGGGAAGCTGGCCGAGGAATTATTAAATAAAGCCGATGTTGTGCTTTATCAGGCGAAGAAAAAACAGAGAGGGAGCGTTGTCTTCTACAATCAGGAGATTCATGCACATTTGCAACATTTCCTCGCGATTGAATCTCAGTTGCAACATGCCTTACGTAAACATGAAATGTTTATCTGCTATCAGCCGTTAGTCCATGTCAAAACGTGGAATGTGCTTGGTCTGGAGGCTTTGGTGCGATGGGATAATGATACCCTTGGTACGGTGAAACCAGAGGAGTTTATCCATATTGCGGAAGATACCGGTCTGTTTTATACCTTGGGAAACTATATTTTTGAACGCGCTTGTCGGGAGGTTCTGATGTTGAGCCCCAATGGTCGTTATGCGTTAAGTTTGAATGTCAATGTATCCGCTAAACAGCTTCTGACACCGGGGTTTGTCGATGATATTGTCGCAATCATTAAACATGTGGGGATTGATATCAGTCGTATCCATATTGAAATTACAGAGAGTGTTTTGATTCGCGAGTTTCAGCAGGCCAGAGAGGTTTTATTCTCTTTGAAACGGGTGGGGATTCGCATCTCACTGGATGATTTCGGTAAAGGTTACTCCTCTCTTAGTTATCTCAATCAACTCCCGATTGATGAAGTTAAAATCGATAAAAGTTTTATCGATAAAATGTTATGTAGTGAAGAGAGTTGCACTCTGATTAAAACCGTACTGGCGATTGGGCAGTCAGCTCATTTTGGTGTGGTTGCTGAAGGTGTCGAAACCCACGCACAACTACTGGCATTGACCAACCAGACGACGACAGGGTGTCTGGTTCAGGGATATTATTTTGACAAACCAATGCGTGTCGAAATGATTCAGCAAAGAATGCGTTCTTCAAAACGTTGGGACTGCCGGACTCATTAA
- a CDS encoding amino acid aminotransferase, producing the protein MFEKVVAAPADPILGLTEEFKSDPRPEKINLGVGIYKDESGQTPILATVKKAEAILLESEKTKSYLTIEGMADYALAVQKLLFGADAEIVTSQRAKTSQAPGGTGALRVAGEFIKRHMSGAKIWISNPTWANHNGVFKAAGLEIAQYSYYNATTKDKDFSAMVADLQGAQAGDIVLLHGCCHNPTGIDPTVEEWETLAKLVAEKGLIPLFDFAYQGFATGVEEDAAGLRIFARYNKELLVASSFSKNFGLYNERVGAFTLVAESKEIATTAFSQVKGIIRSIYSNPPAHGAAVVTTILNHPELYAAWIKEVAEMRDRIQEMRDLFVATLKEQGVQQDFSFIARQNGMFSFSGLSPEQVAQLKNEFGIYIVGSGRISVAGMTKNNMLPLCKAIAAII; encoded by the coding sequence ATGTTTGAAAAAGTTGTCGCAGCACCGGCCGATCCCATTCTTGGACTCACTGAAGAGTTCAAAAGCGATCCCCGTCCAGAGAAGATTAATTTAGGGGTCGGAATTTATAAGGATGAATCCGGTCAAACTCCGATCCTTGCGACAGTAAAAAAGGCGGAAGCCATACTGCTCGAATCAGAAAAAACCAAGTCTTATCTGACCATTGAAGGTATGGCTGATTATGCACTGGCCGTGCAAAAACTTCTGTTTGGAGCAGATGCGGAAATCGTCACCAGCCAAAGAGCCAAAACCTCTCAGGCACCGGGCGGAACCGGTGCACTCCGTGTCGCGGGTGAATTCATCAAACGTCATATGAGTGGCGCTAAAATCTGGATCAGCAATCCGACTTGGGCGAACCATAATGGCGTGTTCAAAGCTGCCGGTCTCGAAATCGCACAATACAGCTACTACAACGCAACAACCAAAGATAAAGATTTTTCAGCGATGGTTGCCGACCTGCAAGGCGCACAAGCCGGCGATATCGTGTTATTACACGGTTGCTGTCATAACCCGACCGGTATCGACCCGACGGTTGAAGAGTGGGAAACCCTCGCTAAGCTTGTGGCAGAGAAAGGACTGATTCCGCTGTTCGATTTTGCTTATCAAGGCTTTGCAACAGGGGTTGAAGAAGATGCCGCAGGTCTGCGTATTTTTGCCCGCTACAATAAAGAACTCCTCGTCGCTAGCTCGTTTTCGAAAAACTTCGGGCTGTATAACGAACGGGTCGGTGCATTCACACTGGTGGCAGAATCAAAAGAGATTGCAACGACTGCATTCTCTCAAGTGAAAGGCATTATTCGCTCAATCTACTCCAACCCACCGGCTCACGGTGCTGCTGTCGTCACGACGATTCTGAATCATCCGGAACTCTATGCTGCGTGGATTAAGGAAGTGGCAGAAATGCGTGATCGCATTCAGGAAATGCGCGATCTATTTGTTGCAACGTTGAAAGAGCAAGGCGTTCAGCAAGACTTCAGTTTCATTGCCCGTCAAAATGGCATGTTCTCATTCTCAGGCCTGAGCCCTGAACAAGTGGCACAGCTAAAAAATGAGTTTGGTATCTATATTGTCGGCTCCGGCCGGATTAGTGTCGCTGGCATGACCAAGAACAATATGTTGCCTTTATGTAAAGCGATCGCAGCGATCATTTAA
- the asnS gene encoding asparagine--tRNA ligase, which translates to MTYAPVVDVLSGKLAVDSEVTVRGWIRTRRDSKAGISFLAIYDGSCFDPIQAVVPNNLNNYNEEVLKLTTGCSVEVTGQIVASPAKGQDFELAATTVKVVGWVEDADSYPMAKTRHSIEYLREVAHLRPRTNVIGAVARVRNCLSQAIHRFYHEQGFFWVSTPLITAADCEGAGEMFRVSTLDLTNLPLTEQGDVDFNEDFFGKETFLTVSGQLNGEAYACALSKIYTFGPTFRAENSNTSRHLAEFWMVEPEVAFAELNDIAKLAEDMLKYVFKAVLEERRDDLEFFAQRIDKDVISRLESFVESDFAQVDYTDAIQILLDSGKEFEFPVEWGIDMSSEHERYLAEEHFKAPVVVKNYPKDIKAFYMRMNDDGKTVAAMDVLAPGIGEIIGGSQREERLDILDKRMLDMGIEPESMGWYRDLRRYGTVPHSGFGLGFERLVSYVTGMGNIRDVIPFPRAPRSANF; encoded by the coding sequence ATGACGTACGCGCCTGTTGTTGACGTATTAAGCGGTAAGCTTGCAGTTGACAGTGAAGTTACTGTCCGCGGCTGGATCCGTACACGTCGTGATTCCAAAGCCGGAATTTCGTTTCTTGCCATTTATGACGGCTCTTGTTTCGACCCGATTCAGGCCGTGGTCCCGAATAATCTCAATAATTACAATGAAGAAGTTTTAAAGCTGACAACCGGTTGTTCTGTTGAAGTAACCGGTCAAATTGTTGCGTCTCCGGCCAAAGGTCAGGACTTTGAACTCGCGGCAACAACCGTTAAAGTCGTCGGATGGGTTGAAGATGCGGATTCTTATCCGATGGCGAAAACACGTCACTCGATTGAGTACCTGCGTGAAGTCGCTCACCTGCGCCCGCGCACCAATGTGATTGGTGCCGTTGCCCGTGTGCGTAACTGCCTTTCTCAAGCCATTCACCGTTTTTATCACGAGCAGGGATTTTTCTGGGTTTCAACCCCGCTAATCACAGCGGCTGACTGTGAAGGTGCCGGTGAAATGTTCCGTGTTTCAACGCTGGATCTGACCAACCTGCCGCTGACTGAACAAGGTGATGTGGACTTTAATGAAGATTTCTTCGGTAAAGAGACATTTTTGACCGTTTCAGGCCAGTTAAACGGTGAAGCCTACGCGTGTGCATTAAGCAAAATTTATACCTTTGGCCCGACATTCCGTGCTGAAAATTCCAATACCAGCCGCCACTTAGCGGAATTCTGGATGGTCGAACCCGAAGTCGCATTTGCAGAGTTGAATGACATCGCCAAACTTGCTGAAGATATGCTCAAATATGTCTTTAAAGCGGTTCTTGAAGAACGTCGCGATGATCTGGAATTCTTCGCCCAAAGAATCGACAAAGATGTGATTAGCCGTCTGGAAAGCTTTGTTGAATCAGATTTCGCACAAGTTGATTACACGGACGCGATTCAAATCCTATTGGATTCAGGTAAAGAATTTGAATTCCCGGTTGAATGGGGCATCGACATGTCTTCCGAACATGAGCGCTACCTTGCTGAAGAGCACTTTAAAGCGCCTGTCGTTGTGAAAAACTACCCGAAAGATATCAAAGCATTTTATATGCGGATGAATGATGACGGTAAAACCGTTGCCGCGATGGATGTACTCGCACCGGGAATTGGTGAAATTATCGGTGGTTCTCAGCGTGAAGAACGTTTAGACATCCTAGATAAACGGATGCTCGATATGGGGATCGAACCAGAAAGCATGGGCTGGTATCGTGACTTACGCCGTTACGGCACAGTTCCTCATTCAGGCTTCGGCCTCGGATTCGAACGGTTGGTCTCTTACGTCACCGGCATGGGTAACATCCGCGATGTGATTCCGTTCCCGAGAGCACCACGTTCGGCTAACTTCTAA